In Phoenix dactylifera cultivar Barhee BC4 chromosome 11, palm_55x_up_171113_PBpolish2nd_filt_p, whole genome shotgun sequence, the following are encoded in one genomic region:
- the LOC120112521 gene encoding uncharacterized protein LOC120112521 has protein sequence MMCNGEFMNKEPEEAWDYFDLLAENAQAWDTIDKNEKPKIPTNTKGGMYHVKEENDVNLKIANLTRKVEAIELSRANTGKAPTIDESICEICESNAHLTKDCPTIPAFQEVLHDQSYAKFLKDLCTIKRKLYVQKKAFLTEQVSAILKHNTPPKYKDPGCPTISCIIENFRIQRALLDLGASVNLLPYSVYEQLGLGRPFLATSNALINCRNGIMKMSFGNMTIDFNIFNICKQPDNDNENDEIHGVNLIDSIVEDALVPSLSSDPLETCLTHFGNTDINQNFREISTILDSAPLLDTDRWKSRFEELPTRNNSPLPSSVQAPKLELKPLPSELKYAYLGQEETFPVIISSQLEQNGYSGYNQIAIDPEDQEKTTFTCPFGTFAYKRMPFGLCNAPATFQRCMLSIFSDMVERFLEIFMDDFSVFGSSFENCVDHLRLVLNTDHAALKYLLSKKDAKARLACGGHFSGKKTAAKILQCGFYWPTLFKDSHNFCKACERCQKLGGITRRNMMPLNPILIIEIFDCWGIDFMGPFPPSFGNLYILVAVDYVSKWIEAIPCKHNDHKTVLKFLKENILSRFGTPRAIISDGGSHFCNKPFEALMRKYGITHKVATPYHPQTSGQVEVSNRSIKNILEKTVNPNRKDWSLRLTDGMTSLHYRE, from the exons atgatGTGTAATGGTGAATTTATGAATAAGGAACCAGAGGAAGCCTGGGACTATTTTGATCTGTTGGCAGAAAATGCACAGGCTTGGGATACAATAGATAAGAACGAGAAACCTAAAATACCGACTAATACTaaaggaggaatgtatcatgttaaagaagaaaatgatgtaaatttaaAGATTGCTAATCTAactaggaaggttgaagccatTGAATTAAGCAGAGCCAATACAGGAAAGGCACCTACTATAGATGAAAGTATTTGTGAAATCTGTGAGAGTAATGCACACTTAaccaaggattgtcctacaatcccCGCCTTCcaagaagtgttgcatgatcaa tcttatgccaaatttttaaaagatctttgtaccataaagcgaaagctttatgtacaaaagaaagcttttctaactgaacaggtgagtgctattctcaaacacaataccccacctaaatataaagatcctggttgtcctaccatatcttgcatcatagaaaacttcaggatacaacgagcccttctggatttaggtgctagtgttaacttactgccctattcagtttatgaacagttaggacttg gccgcccatttctagctacttccaatgctttgattaactgtcgaaatggaataatgaaaatgtcattcgggaatatgactatagattttaatatatttaacatttgtaaacaacccgataatgataacgaaaatgatgaaattcatggagttaatctgatcgattccattgtagaagatgctcttgtcccatctctttcttctgatcctttagaaacatgcctaactcatttcggaaatacagatatcaaccaaaactttagagaaatcagtactatattagattcagctcctttgttggatacagataggtggaaatctcgttttgaagaattgcccacacgcaacaatagtcctctaccatctagtgttcaagcacctaaacttgagctaaaacctttgccatctgagctcaagtacgcataccttggtcaagaagagacttttcctgtgatcatatcatcccaactcgaacaaa atggctattcaggttacaaccaaattgcaattgatcctgaagatcaggaaaagaccacttttacatgtccttttggcacatttgcttacaagagaatgccttttggattatgtaatgctcctgcaaccttccaaagatgcatgctcagtattttctccgacatggttgagcgctttttggaaatcttcatggatgatttttcagtttttggctcctcttttgaaaactgtgtggaccatttaagactagtcttaa acactgaccacgctgcccttaagtaccttctttcaaaaaaggatgctaaggcgcgttt agcttgcggtggtcatttctctggtaagaaaacggctgcaaaaattttacagtgcggtttctattggcccaccttgttcaaagattctcataacttttgcaaagcttgcgagcgttgtcaaaagttaggtgggataactcgtaggaatatgatgcccctcaacccaattttaattatcgaaatatttgattgttggggaatagattttatgggtccatttcctccttcattcggaaatttgtacatcttagtagctgtagattatgtctccaaatggattgaggcaattccttgcaaacataatgaccataaaactgttttaaaatttttaaaagaaaacattctttccagatttggaacgcctcgagccatcatcagtgatgggggttcacacttctgtaataagccttttgaggctttaatgcgaaaatatgggatcacccataaagtcgccaccccttatcatccacagacaagtggacaagttgaagtatccaatcgatcaattaagaatattctggaaaaaacggttaacccaaatcgcaaagactggtctttgcgtttaactgat